In Streptomyces canus, one DNA window encodes the following:
- the pxpB gene encoding 5-oxoprolinase subunit PxpB: MRALQVGDAALLVEVSSGDEAQALHAELVRRRAEGSLSVREIVPAARTVLLDGLADPARLAAELTASDVPPAPPRARAVIELPVRYDGPDLADVAAHWGVSPEEVARIHVGTEFTVAFCGFAPGFGYLTGLPSRYDVPRRATPRTAVPAGSVALAGPYTGVYPRSSPGGWQLIGTTDAVLWDHTRVPAALLAPGTRVRFVGAA, from the coding sequence ATGAGGGCACTGCAGGTCGGAGACGCCGCCCTGCTCGTCGAGGTGTCCTCCGGCGACGAGGCCCAGGCGCTGCACGCGGAGCTGGTGCGGCGCCGCGCGGAGGGCTCGCTGTCCGTCCGCGAGATCGTCCCCGCGGCCCGCACGGTCCTCCTCGACGGCCTCGCCGACCCGGCCCGCCTGGCCGCCGAACTCACCGCCTCCGACGTACCGCCCGCTCCCCCGCGCGCGCGTGCGGTCATCGAACTCCCGGTCCGCTACGACGGTCCCGACCTGGCCGACGTTGCCGCGCACTGGGGTGTCTCCCCCGAGGAGGTGGCCCGCATCCACGTCGGCACCGAATTCACCGTCGCCTTCTGCGGATTCGCCCCCGGCTTCGGCTACCTCACCGGCCTGCCCTCCCGCTATGACGTCCCACGCCGGGCCACCCCTCGTACGGCCGTCCCGGCGGGCTCGGTGGCGCTCGCGGGCCCGTACACCGGCGTCTATCCGCGTTCGTCGCCGGGCGGCTGGCAGCTCATCGGGACCACGGACGCCGTGCTGTGGGACCACACGCGCGTGCCGGCCGCGCTGCTGGCTCCGGGTACACGGGTGCGCTTCGTGGGTGCGGCATGA
- a CDS encoding LamB/YcsF family protein, translating into MTTIDLNADLGEGFGRWRLTDDEQLLSVVTSANVACGFHAGDAATMRRVCELAAVRGVRIGAQVSYRDLAGFGRRTMDVPSAELTAEVAYQIGALEVFARAAGTRVSYVKPHGALYNRVVHDEEQAAAVVDGVLLADATLPVLGLPGSRLLEAAGKAGLESVTEAFADRAYTEEGTLVPRSQEGAVVTDPEAVVARSLGLARDRVVTSRSGARIEVEARSLCLHGDTPGAVELARRVRQRLETSGVRVEAFV; encoded by the coding sequence ATGACGACGATCGATCTCAACGCCGACCTCGGCGAGGGCTTCGGCCGCTGGCGGCTGACCGACGACGAGCAACTGCTGTCCGTTGTCACCAGCGCCAACGTGGCCTGCGGGTTCCACGCCGGGGACGCGGCCACCATGCGACGGGTGTGCGAGCTGGCGGCCGTGCGCGGGGTCCGGATCGGCGCGCAGGTCTCCTACCGGGACCTGGCGGGGTTCGGGCGGCGCACGATGGACGTGCCGTCCGCCGAACTGACGGCCGAAGTGGCCTACCAGATCGGCGCCCTGGAGGTCTTCGCCCGGGCGGCGGGCACGCGCGTGTCGTACGTCAAGCCGCACGGCGCGCTCTACAACCGGGTCGTCCACGACGAGGAGCAGGCCGCCGCGGTCGTCGACGGCGTGCTCCTCGCGGACGCCACGCTGCCCGTGCTGGGCCTGCCCGGCTCACGCCTTTTGGAGGCAGCCGGCAAGGCGGGCCTGGAGAGCGTCACGGAGGCCTTCGCGGACCGCGCGTACACCGAGGAGGGCACGCTGGTCCCGCGCAGCCAGGAGGGTGCCGTGGTCACCGATCCGGAAGCGGTCGTGGCACGCTCGCTCGGCCTGGCCCGGGACCGCGTGGTCACCAGCCGCTCGGGCGCCCGCATCGAGGTCGAAGCGCGTTCCCTGTGCCTGCACGGGGACACGCCGGGCGCGGTGGAGCTGGCCCGCCGGGTGCGGCAGCGTCTGGAGACGTCGGGCGTCCGGGTGGAGGCCTTCGTATGA
- a CDS encoding putative hydro-lyase produces the protein MNRTEDRPLTLTEDRPLTLVDEHAHAWSPAQARTRIRAGLTGPTAGVAAGHTQVNLISVPADWAYDMLLFCQRNPKPCPVLDVTDAGDWTTVLADGADLRTDLPRYRVWENGELVDEPTDVRAHWRDDLVSFLIGCSFTFEWALSGAGVPIRHIEQGRNVPMYVTSRQCRPAGRLHGPMVVSMRPVPPQHLAAALRESSLLPAVHGSPVHCGDPSALGIDDLDRPDFGDPVDAEPDDIPVFWACGVTPQAAVMASRPPFALTHAPGQMFLTDARDEQYRVA, from the coding sequence GTGAACCGTACGGAAGACCGCCCCCTCACCCTGACGGAAGACCGCCCCCTCACCCTGGTGGACGAGCACGCGCACGCGTGGAGCCCAGCCCAGGCGCGTACCCGCATCCGCGCGGGCCTGACAGGCCCCACCGCCGGAGTCGCGGCCGGCCACACCCAGGTCAACCTGATCTCGGTGCCCGCCGACTGGGCGTACGACATGCTGCTGTTCTGCCAGCGCAACCCCAAGCCCTGCCCGGTCCTCGACGTCACGGACGCCGGTGACTGGACCACCGTCCTCGCGGACGGCGCCGATCTGCGCACCGATCTCCCCCGCTACCGGGTATGGGAGAACGGCGAGTTGGTGGACGAGCCGACGGACGTGCGCGCGCACTGGCGCGACGACCTCGTTTCGTTCCTGATCGGGTGCAGTTTCACCTTCGAGTGGGCACTCTCCGGGGCGGGCGTCCCGATCCGGCACATTGAGCAGGGCCGGAACGTTCCCATGTACGTGACCAGTCGACAGTGCCGTCCCGCGGGGCGGCTGCACGGCCCCATGGTGGTGTCCATGCGTCCGGTGCCGCCGCAACACCTGGCGGCCGCGCTGCGGGAGAGCAGCCTGCTCCCGGCGGTGCACGGAAGCCCCGTGCACTGCGGCGATCCCTCGGCGCTCGGCATCGACGACCTCGACCGCCCCGACTTCGGCGATCCGGTGGACGCCGAACCGGACGACATCCCGGTGTTCTGGGCCTGCGGAGTGACCCCGCAGGCCGCGGTGATGGCCTCGCGCCCGCCGTTCGCCCTCACCCACGCACCCGGCCAGATGTTCCTGACGGACGCCCGCGACGAGCAGTACCGAGTGGCCTGA
- a CDS encoding MFS transporter, producing the protein MSTTPPPQALTDHPTATERPAEDGALGWYRALGPRGRRAFAGAFGGYALDSYDYFTLPLSMVALAAYFGLDSGQTGLFTTVTLLASGIGGALAGVLADRAGRVRALMITVVTYAIFTVACGFAPNFESLLVFRALQGLGFGGEWAVGAILVAEYASAKHRGRTLGAIQSSWAVGWALAAIVYTLVFSVFDADMAWRVMFWTGALPALLVVWMRRQVQDAPEAIAVREKSAGKGSFAAIFKPDLLRTTIFAGLLSTGVQGGYYTLATWVPTYLKSDRGLSVVGTGGYLTFLISGAFLGYLTGGYLTDRLGRRRNIWLFALLSAVCIVAYGNIPSGADTWLLVLGFPLGFCMSAIFSGFGSYLSELYPTAVRGSGQGFTYNAGRAVGAVFPTTVGFLADSWGVGGALVFGAIGYGIAALALLGLPETRGKELA; encoded by the coding sequence ATGAGCACGACCCCGCCCCCACAGGCCCTGACCGATCACCCCACAGCAACCGAACGCCCCGCCGAAGACGGGGCGTTGGGCTGGTACCGCGCACTCGGTCCGCGCGGCCGTCGCGCCTTCGCCGGCGCGTTCGGCGGCTACGCCCTCGACTCCTACGACTACTTCACGCTCCCGCTGAGCATGGTCGCGCTGGCCGCCTACTTCGGCCTGGACAGCGGCCAGACCGGTCTCTTCACCACCGTCACCCTGCTGGCCTCCGGCATCGGCGGAGCCCTGGCAGGGGTGCTGGCGGACCGGGCCGGCCGGGTCCGGGCGCTGATGATCACAGTGGTCACGTACGCGATCTTCACCGTGGCCTGCGGCTTCGCGCCCAACTTCGAGTCACTGCTGGTCTTCCGCGCCCTCCAGGGCCTCGGGTTCGGCGGCGAGTGGGCGGTGGGCGCGATCCTGGTCGCCGAATACGCGAGCGCCAAGCACCGGGGCCGCACCCTGGGCGCGATCCAGAGTTCCTGGGCCGTGGGCTGGGCACTGGCCGCGATCGTGTACACGCTGGTCTTCTCGGTCTTCGACGCCGACATGGCCTGGCGTGTGATGTTCTGGACCGGCGCGCTGCCCGCGCTGCTGGTCGTCTGGATGCGGCGCCAGGTCCAGGACGCCCCCGAGGCGATCGCGGTGCGCGAGAAGAGTGCCGGGAAGGGCTCGTTCGCGGCGATCTTCAAGCCGGACCTGCTGCGTACGACGATCTTCGCGGGGCTGCTGTCCACCGGAGTCCAGGGCGGCTATTACACGCTCGCCACCTGGGTTCCGACGTACCTCAAGAGCGACCGCGGACTGTCGGTCGTCGGCACCGGCGGCTATCTGACCTTCCTGATCTCCGGCGCCTTCCTCGGCTATCTGACCGGCGGCTACCTCACCGACCGCCTGGGCCGGAGGCGCAACATCTGGCTCTTCGCCCTGCTGTCGGCCGTCTGCATCGTGGCGTACGGCAACATCCCCAGCGGAGCCGACACCTGGCTCCTGGTCCTCGGGTTCCCCCTCGGGTTCTGCATGTCGGCGATCTTCAGCGGCTTCGGGTCCTATCTGAGCGAGCTGTACCCGACGGCGGTGCGCGGTTCGGGACAGGGCTTCACATACAACGCGGGCCGCGCGGTCGGCGCGGTCTTCCCCACCACCGTCGGCTTCCTCGCCGACAGCTGGGGTGTGGGCGGGGCGCTGGTGTTCGGCGCCATCGGCTACGGCATCGCCGCACTGGCCCTGCTCGGGCTGCCCGAGACCCGTGGGAAGGAACTCGCGTGA